ATACTCCGCCTCGGTCTCAAAAAAACCGCCAAAGGTGGTTTCAGGGTATTCGGTCATAAAGGGCGTATAAAGACTGCCCTCATAAGAAATCAACAAAGGCTTGTCATTGGCGATCAGTTCTGCAAACAGCGACACCCCAAACAAAATTAAGAACAGCCACAGGGACCAAAAGCCCCGTCTGTTCTTTTTAAAATTTTCCCAGCGGCGTTGATTAAGCGGTGTCATGGCTCTACCTCGACTCAAAATCAACGCGCGGGTCAATAATGTGATACATCACATCACCGATCAAATTCATAATCAACCCGAGCAAGGTAAAGAAATAGAGCGTACCAAACAGCACCGGATAATCCCGGTTGATCGCCGCTTCAAACCCCAGCAAACCCAACCCGTCAAGGGAGAAAATAATCTCCGTCAGCATGGAGCCTGTGAAAAACACCCCGATAAAAGTGGCCGGAAAACCTGCGATGACAATCAACATGGCATTGCGAAACACATGACCATAAAGCACCCGATTTTCATGCAAGCCCTTGGCACGTGCGGTAATGACATATTGCTTGTTAATCTCTTCTAAAAAAGAATTCTTGGTCAACATGGTCAGACTGGCAAAACCGCCGATGACCATGGACAAGACCGGCAAGGCCATATGCCAGAAATAATCCAGGACTTTATCCAGTGTATTGAGTTCCGCCCAGTTATCGGACACAAGCCCACGAAGGGGGAACCAGTCGAGATAACGCCCGCCGGCAAAAACAACAATCAATAAAATGGCAAAAAGAAAACTCGGGATCGCATTGCCCAAAATCACCAGACCACTGGACCAGACATCAAACTTTGATCCATCGCGCACCGCCTTTTTAATGCCCAAGGGTATGGAGATGAGATAGACCAGCAAGGTCGTCCAGATCCCCAGTGAAATGGACACAGGCATTTTATCCAGCACCAGATCGACCACACTGTCATCACGATAGAAACTATTACCGAAATCAAAGCGGATATAGTTGCCCATCATGATGAAAAAGCGCTCGTACGCAGGCTTATCAAAACCAAACTGCTGTTCAATCTCTTCAATCAATTCCGGTGGTACACCTTGGGCACCGCGATATTTGGAACTTTGCGCACCAGAGCCACTGCTTTGAACTTCCGATCCCCCCGTGCCAGAAACACGGGCTGTCGCATCAACGGCTTCACCCTGAATTTTTGCCAGCATCTGTTCGACCGGGCCACCGGGGGCTGCCTGAATAATCACAAAATTCAACACCATAATGCCCAGCAAAGTTGGCACAATCAGAAGCAGGCGTCGAATAATATAAGCAAGCATGAAAAACAAAAACCTTGGTTTCGATCCAAACAGTTGTATGAAAGCTCACCTCTAACGTCAAGCTGCGTCTCCCTGTCCAGTGGAAAACACATCCATGTCCGAAAATGGCGAGTGTTTGCCCAAAGATCATGTAGACTACTTCCATGACACATCTTGACCATGACATATGCTATCAGGCGCTCAAAACCCGTGATGTCCGTTTTGACGGACGTTTCTTCACAGGGGTGACATCCACCG
This sequence is a window from Terasakiella sp. SH-1. Protein-coding genes within it:
- a CDS encoding microcin C ABC transporter permease YejB; its protein translation is MLAYIIRRLLLIVPTLLGIMVLNFVIIQAAPGGPVEQMLAKIQGEAVDATARVSGTGGSEVQSSGSGAQSSKYRGAQGVPPELIEEIEQQFGFDKPAYERFFIMMGNYIRFDFGNSFYRDDSVVDLVLDKMPVSISLGIWTTLLVYLISIPLGIKKAVRDGSKFDVWSSGLVILGNAIPSFLFAILLIVVFAGGRYLDWFPLRGLVSDNWAELNTLDKVLDYFWHMALPVLSMVIGGFASLTMLTKNSFLEEINKQYVITARAKGLHENRVLYGHVFRNAMLIVIAGFPATFIGVFFTGSMLTEIIFSLDGLGLLGFEAAINRDYPVLFGTLYFFTLLGLIMNLIGDVMYHIIDPRVDFESR